A region from the Brevibacterium paucivorans genome encodes:
- a CDS encoding DUF1707 SHOCT-like domain-containing protein, protein MSNSSAHSGESKDLEKVQPDTNSSLEISAPQPKLRRTRASDTDRDTVVSALSDALSRGQLTTVEFDERHSQALKAMYIDQLPALVEDIPEADELEKDLRSRDTLRREGTELATKPGSHLGPYNNQRSGPIQPSKPGTGKSDTAICILSGSNQVVAPNTPKVSAVAMLGGNDYDLCDVMGPGVEFTIESINFMGGHDIYVPPGVRVINKSFSILGGVDIAQNARGDGSNGTLIISGFNLLGGDDVMLARGYREG, encoded by the coding sequence ATGTCCAACTCCAGCGCACACTCAGGCGAAAGCAAGGACCTCGAAAAGGTCCAGCCAGACACCAACAGCTCCCTTGAAATATCCGCACCACAGCCCAAGCTCCGCCGGACCCGCGCAAGCGACACCGACCGCGACACAGTCGTCTCTGCGTTGTCTGACGCCCTTTCGCGTGGTCAGCTCACTACAGTCGAATTCGACGAGCGCCATTCGCAAGCCCTCAAGGCCATGTACATCGACCAGCTCCCCGCGCTCGTCGAAGACATCCCTGAAGCCGACGAGCTCGAGAAGGACCTTCGGTCACGCGACACGTTGCGCCGCGAAGGCACAGAACTAGCAACCAAACCCGGGTCACACCTCGGCCCCTATAACAACCAACGCAGCGGTCCCATCCAACCTTCCAAGCCGGGAACAGGCAAAAGCGACACCGCGATCTGCATTCTGAGTGGTTCCAACCAGGTCGTCGCCCCAAACACCCCCAAGGTCAGCGCGGTGGCAATGTTGGGTGGCAATGACTACGACCTGTGCGACGTGATGGGTCCTGGCGTTGAGTTCACCATTGAGAGCATCAATTTTATGGGTGGCCACGATATCTACGTGCCCCCAGGCGTACGTGTAATCAACAAAAGCTTTTCGATCTTGGGTGGCGTGGACATTGCGCAGAACGCACGCGGCGACGGTTCCAACGGCACGCTCATCATCAGTGGTTTCAACCTGCTAGGTGGCGACGACGTCATGCTGGCACGCGGATACCGCGAAGGCTAG
- the fusA gene encoding elongation factor G has product MALEVLSDLKKVRNIGIMAHIDAGKTTTTERILFYTGVNYKLGETHDGASTMDWMEQEQERGITITSAATTCYWEDNQINIIDTPGHVDFTVEVERSLRVLDGAVAVFDGKEGVEPQSETVWRQADKYNVPRVCFVNKMDKLGADFYHTVGTIKDRLGAKPLVIQLPIGAESDFEGVVDLITMKAYVWPDEEKKGQDMTEIEIPEDLKDRAEEYRATLVEDVAEASDELMEKYLEEGELPIEDIKAGIRKLTINSEACPVMCGSAFKNKGVQPMLNAVIDYLPSPLDVPAVQGHPVNDEETVITREPKKDGPFAALAFKVATHPFFGSLTYVRVYSGSVKPGDQVLNTTTGKKERVGKLFQMHSNKENPVEDAFAGHIYAFIGLKDTTTGDTLCDASNPIVLESISVPEPVIFVSIEPKTKGDQEKLSTAIQKLVKEDPTLTVNLNEETGQTEIGGMGELHLDVFVDRMKREFKVEANIGKPQVAYRETIRRTVEKQDYTHKKQTGGSGQFAKVQVTIEPMEVDGDTIYEFEDAITGGRVPREYIPSVDAGIQDAMQMGVLAGYPLVGIKATLVDGAYHDVDSSEMAFKIAGSMVLKEAVQKANPVLLEPLMDVEVRTPEEYMGDVIGDLNSRRGQIQSMEDATGIKVVKALVPLSEMFGYIGDLRSKTQGRAVYSMQFQSYSEVPKAVADEIIQKTRGGE; this is encoded by the coding sequence GTGGCACTCGAAGTGCTTAGCGACCTTAAGAAAGTTCGCAACATCGGCATCATGGCGCACATTGACGCCGGAAAGACCACCACAACAGAACGCATCCTGTTCTACACGGGTGTGAACTACAAGCTCGGCGAAACCCACGACGGTGCGTCGACCATGGACTGGATGGAACAGGAGCAGGAGCGCGGTATTACGATTACCTCCGCTGCAACCACCTGCTACTGGGAAGACAACCAGATCAACATCATTGACACCCCAGGCCACGTTGACTTCACCGTTGAGGTTGAACGCTCATTGCGTGTTCTCGACGGTGCCGTCGCTGTGTTCGACGGTAAGGAAGGTGTTGAACCACAGTCCGAAACCGTGTGGCGTCAGGCTGATAAGTACAACGTTCCACGTGTGTGCTTCGTCAACAAGATGGACAAGCTCGGTGCTGACTTCTACCACACCGTAGGCACCATTAAGGACCGCCTTGGCGCGAAGCCTCTGGTGATCCAGCTTCCAATTGGTGCTGAATCAGACTTTGAAGGTGTCGTCGACCTCATCACAATGAAGGCGTACGTCTGGCCAGACGAAGAAAAGAAGGGCCAGGACATGACGGAAATTGAGATCCCTGAAGATCTCAAGGACCGCGCCGAAGAATACCGCGCCACCCTCGTTGAAGACGTTGCTGAAGCGTCAGACGAACTCATGGAGAAGTACCTCGAAGAAGGCGAACTGCCAATCGAGGACATCAAGGCTGGTATTCGTAAGCTCACCATTAACTCGGAAGCATGCCCAGTGATGTGTGGTTCGGCCTTCAAGAACAAGGGTGTTCAGCCAATGCTGAACGCCGTTATCGACTACCTGCCGTCACCTCTTGATGTTCCTGCGGTTCAGGGACACCCTGTTAACGACGAAGAAACCGTTATTACGCGTGAACCAAAGAAGGACGGCCCATTCGCCGCTCTTGCGTTTAAGGTTGCGACCCACCCGTTCTTCGGTTCGCTCACCTACGTGCGTGTGTACTCTGGTTCCGTGAAGCCTGGTGACCAGGTTCTTAACACCACCACCGGGAAGAAAGAACGCGTCGGTAAGCTGTTCCAGATGCACTCGAACAAGGAAAACCCTGTTGAGGACGCATTCGCTGGACACATTTACGCGTTCATCGGTCTGAAAGACACCACTACTGGTGACACGCTCTGCGATGCATCGAACCCTATCGTTCTGGAATCGATTTCGGTCCCAGAGCCAGTGATCTTCGTGTCGATTGAACCTAAGACCAAGGGCGACCAGGAAAAGCTTTCGACTGCGATTCAGAAGCTCGTGAAGGAAGACCCAACGTTGACGGTTAACCTGAACGAAGAAACAGGTCAGACTGAAATCGGTGGTATGGGTGAACTTCACCTTGACGTTTTCGTCGACCGTATGAAGCGCGAGTTCAAGGTTGAAGCAAATATCGGTAAGCCGCAGGTTGCCTACCGCGAAACCATCCGCCGTACGGTGGAAAAGCAGGACTACACTCACAAGAAGCAGACGGGTGGTTCTGGTCAGTTCGCAAAGGTGCAGGTAACCATCGAACCTATGGAGGTCGACGGCGACACGATTTACGAGTTCGAGGACGCTATCACTGGTGGTCGCGTTCCCCGTGAATACATTCCAAGCGTTGACGCTGGTATCCAGGACGCCATGCAGATGGGTGTTCTCGCTGGTTACCCGCTGGTCGGCATCAAGGCCACACTTGTGGACGGTGCTTACCACGACGTCGACTCTTCGGAAATGGCGTTCAAGATCGCTGGATCCATGGTCCTGAAAGAGGCTGTGCAGAAGGCGAACCCGGTTCTTCTCGAACCTCTTATGGACGTTGAAGTTCGTACTCCCGAGGAGTACATGGGTGACGTCATCGGCGATCTGAATTCGCGTCGCGGTCAGATCCAGTCGATGGAAGACGCCACCGGCATTAAGGTAGTCAAGGCACTCGTGCCGCTGTCCGAAATGTTCGGTTACATTGGCGATCTGCGCTCGAAGACTCAGGGACGCGCCGTTTACTCGATGCAGTTCCAGAGCTACTCTGAGGTCCCGAAGGCTGTTGCCGACGAGATCATCCAGAAGACCCGCGGCGGAGAGTAA
- the rpsJ gene encoding 30S ribosomal protein S10: MAGQKIRIRLKSYDHAVIDNAARKIVDTVTRAGATVVGPVPLPTEKNVYCVIRSPHKYKDSREHFEMRTHKRLIDIVDPTPKAIDSLMHIDLADDVNIEIKL; this comes from the coding sequence ATGGCGGGACAGAAGATCCGCATCCGGCTCAAGTCGTACGACCACGCAGTCATCGACAATGCAGCACGCAAGATTGTCGACACAGTGACTCGCGCTGGCGCTACGGTTGTGGGCCCCGTGCCGTTGCCGACCGAAAAAAACGTGTACTGCGTTATCCGGTCGCCACACAAGTACAAGGACAGTCGCGAACACTTTGAGATGCGCACTCACAAGCGTCTCATCGACATTGTTGACCCAACACCAAAAGCCATCGACTCGCTCATGCACATCGACTTGGCTGACGACGTCAACATCGAGATCAAGCTCTAA
- the rpsL gene encoding 30S ribosomal protein S12: MPTIQQLVRKGRHDKAAKNATPALLGSPQRRGVCTRVYTTTPKKPNSALRKVARVKLSSQIEVTAYIPGEGHNLQEHSIVLVRGGRVKDLPGVRYKIVRGSLDTQGVKGRQQARSRYGAKREKK; the protein is encoded by the coding sequence GTGCCAACTATTCAGCAGCTCGTCCGCAAGGGACGACACGACAAGGCCGCGAAGAACGCGACGCCTGCCCTTTTGGGTAGCCCGCAGCGTCGCGGCGTGTGCACCCGTGTGTACACAACAACGCCGAAGAAGCCTAACTCAGCCCTGCGTAAGGTGGCTCGTGTGAAGCTTTCTTCCCAGATTGAAGTAACCGCCTACATTCCGGGTGAAGGACACAACCTGCAGGAGCACTCGATCGTGCTTGTGCGCGGTGGACGTGTGAAGGACCTCCCTGGTGTTCGCTACAAGATCGTGCGTGGTTCGCTTGACACCCAGGGTGTCAAGGGACGCCAGCAGGCACGTAGCCGTTACGGAGCCAAGAGGGAGAAGAAGTAA
- a CDS encoding DNA-directed RNA polymerase subunit beta', whose amino-acid sequence MPDVNFFDELRIGLATADDIRRWSHGEVKKPETINYRTLKPEKDGLFCEKIFGPTRDWECYCGKYKRVRFKGIICERCGVEVTRAKVRRERMGHIELAAPVTHIWYFKGVPSRLGYLLDLAPKDLEKVIYFAAYMITSVDEDSRHRDLPTLQNQIDVEKKQISDRLAADLDRRAKKLEEDLKVLEDEGKTAATKKKVENQANKEMANLRKHADRELDRVEKVWDRFKNLKVSDLEGDEALYRDMVARFGIYFTGAMGAEAIQQRLREFDLEGEAESLRELIKTGKGQRKTRALKRLKVVNAFMTTDNSPEGMVLDAVPVIPPELRPMVQLDGGRFATSDLNDLYRRVINRNNRLKRLLDLGAPEIIVNNEKRMLQEAVDSLFDNGRRGRPVTGPGNRPLKSLSDMLKGKQGRFRQNLLGKRVDYSGRSVIVVGPTLKLHECGLPKAMALELFKPFVMKRLVDLNHAQNIKSAKRMVERQHPQVWDVLEEVITEHPVLLNRAPTLHRLGIQAFEPLLVEGKAIQIHPLVCSAFNADFDGDQMAVHLPLSAEAQAEARILMLSANNILKPSDGKPVTMPSQDMIIGIYHLTSQVDGAVGEGREFSSLAEAIMAFDRGELDLRAKAHIRVENLVPAKDMELPEDWTEGQPLTIETTLGRALFNDTLPDNYRYVNTTVNKKLLSKIVNRLADYYPKVEVAATLDNFKATGFYWATRSGLTVAMSDIVSPDAKEGLLDEAEEQSSTVEDQYAIGALTDDERRSELVKIWSDTTDQVAKIMQDNFDSDNSVYRLVESGASGNWTQVRQLAGMRGLVTNPKGEIIPRPIKSNYREGLSVLEYFIASHGARKGLADTALRTADSGYLTRRLVDVSQDVIVRTETTDSKKGITLPVSQEAADGTLEPHEFVETSVLGRLTVADVVDADGNVVVPAKTDISTDVIDLLVEAGIREVKVHSVLTADSDVQISAQHYGRSMATGQLVDIGEAIGTVAAQSIGEPGTQLTMRTFHTGGVAAGGGGDITQGLPRVTELFEARTPKGFAPIAEATGRVKIDDSRKTRYVIVVPDDGSDEIEHAVGRRAQLLVEEGQHVKAGEKLQMGAVDPKQVLRIRGRREAERFLVDEVQKVYRSQGVGIHDKHIEVIVRQMLRRVTVIESGDTNLLPGELVDRSRYQEENKRVVAEGGQPASARDELMGITKASLATESWLSAASFQETTRVLTEAALEGKSDPLLGLKENVILGKLIPAGTGMHKFRDMIVEPTEEAKQEMFANSYGDFYPALGGDTSTIPLEDYDFDSFGG is encoded by the coding sequence GTGCCTGACGTCAATTTCTTTGATGAGCTGCGCATTGGCCTGGCGACCGCGGACGACATCCGTCGCTGGTCACACGGCGAAGTCAAAAAACCTGAAACCATCAACTACCGCACCCTGAAGCCGGAAAAGGACGGTCTTTTCTGTGAAAAGATTTTCGGTCCTACCCGTGACTGGGAGTGCTACTGCGGAAAATACAAGCGCGTTCGCTTCAAAGGCATCATCTGTGAACGCTGTGGTGTGGAAGTAACCCGCGCCAAAGTACGCCGCGAACGCATGGGACACATCGAGCTCGCCGCTCCAGTGACCCACATCTGGTACTTCAAGGGTGTTCCATCACGCTTGGGCTACCTGCTCGACCTGGCCCCGAAAGACCTCGAAAAGGTCATCTACTTCGCGGCCTACATGATCACGTCTGTGGACGAAGACTCGCGTCACCGCGACCTCCCTACTCTGCAGAATCAGATCGACGTCGAAAAGAAGCAGATCAGCGACCGCTTGGCTGCTGACCTGGACCGTCGCGCCAAGAAGCTCGAAGAAGACCTCAAGGTCCTCGAAGACGAAGGCAAGACGGCTGCCACCAAGAAGAAGGTCGAAAACCAGGCCAACAAGGAAATGGCCAACCTGCGCAAGCACGCAGACCGCGAACTCGACCGGGTCGAAAAGGTATGGGACCGCTTCAAGAACCTGAAGGTCTCAGACCTCGAAGGTGACGAGGCGCTCTACCGCGACATGGTTGCGCGTTTCGGTATCTACTTCACCGGTGCGATGGGTGCTGAAGCTATTCAGCAGCGCCTGCGCGAGTTCGACCTCGAAGGTGAAGCAGAATCACTGCGCGAACTGATCAAGACCGGTAAGGGACAGCGCAAGACCCGTGCCCTGAAGCGTCTGAAGGTTGTCAACGCGTTCATGACCACCGACAACTCTCCAGAAGGAATGGTGCTCGACGCCGTTCCTGTCATTCCGCCGGAACTGCGCCCCATGGTGCAGCTCGACGGTGGTCGCTTTGCCACCTCGGACCTCAACGACCTCTACCGCCGCGTGATCAACCGCAACAACCGTCTCAAGCGGTTGCTCGACCTCGGCGCCCCCGAAATCATTGTCAACAACGAAAAGCGCATGCTGCAGGAAGCAGTCGACTCGCTGTTCGACAACGGACGTCGTGGACGCCCAGTCACCGGACCCGGTAACCGTCCGCTGAAGTCGCTTTCCGACATGCTCAAGGGTAAGCAGGGACGTTTCCGTCAGAACCTGCTTGGTAAGCGTGTGGACTACTCGGGTCGTTCCGTGATCGTTGTTGGTCCTACGCTGAAACTGCACGAATGTGGTCTGCCCAAGGCCATGGCTCTTGAACTTTTCAAGCCGTTCGTGATGAAGCGGTTGGTTGATCTCAACCACGCGCAGAACATCAAGTCAGCAAAGCGCATGGTGGAACGCCAGCACCCTCAGGTGTGGGACGTTCTCGAAGAGGTCATTACCGAACACCCAGTACTGCTGAACCGTGCACCTACTCTGCACCGCTTGGGTATCCAAGCGTTTGAACCTCTTCTGGTTGAAGGTAAAGCTATTCAGATTCACCCACTCGTATGTTCCGCTTTCAACGCGGACTTCGACGGTGACCAGATGGCTGTTCACCTTCCGCTTTCGGCTGAAGCTCAGGCAGAAGCTCGCATTCTGATGTTGTCAGCGAACAACATTCTGAAGCCTTCCGACGGTAAGCCTGTGACCATGCCTTCGCAGGACATGATCATTGGTATTTACCACCTGACCTCGCAGGTTGATGGTGCTGTTGGTGAAGGACGCGAGTTCTCGTCACTGGCTGAAGCCATCATGGCGTTCGACCGTGGAGAGCTGGACCTGCGTGCTAAAGCACATATCCGGGTTGAAAACCTGGTGCCAGCCAAGGACATGGAACTGCCTGAAGACTGGACCGAAGGTCAGCCACTGACCATCGAAACCACGTTGGGACGCGCACTCTTCAACGACACGCTTCCGGACAACTACCGTTACGTCAACACCACGGTCAACAAGAAGCTCCTGTCGAAGATTGTTAACCGTCTTGCTGACTACTACCCCAAGGTGGAAGTTGCAGCGACTCTGGACAACTTCAAGGCAACCGGTTTCTACTGGGCAACTCGTTCTGGTCTGACCGTGGCGATGAGTGACATCGTGTCACCCGACGCTAAGGAAGGCCTGCTGGACGAAGCTGAAGAGCAGTCGAGCACGGTTGAAGACCAGTACGCTATTGGTGCGCTCACCGACGACGAACGTCGTTCTGAACTGGTGAAGATCTGGTCGGACACCACCGACCAGGTCGCCAAGATCATGCAGGACAACTTCGACTCCGACAACTCGGTGTACCGCCTGGTTGAGTCGGGTGCTTCCGGTAACTGGACCCAGGTGCGTCAGTTGGCAGGTATGCGTGGTCTGGTGACCAACCCTAAGGGTGAAATTATTCCTCGCCCCATTAAGTCGAACTACCGTGAGGGTCTGTCTGTACTTGAGTACTTCATCGCCTCGCACGGTGCTCGTAAGGGTCTGGCCGACACCGCTCTGCGTACCGCAGACTCCGGTTACCTGACACGTCGTCTGGTCGACGTTTCGCAGGACGTTATTGTCCGCACCGAAACCACCGACTCGAAGAAGGGCATTACGCTCCCGGTTTCGCAGGAAGCTGCTGACGGAACGCTCGAACCACACGAGTTCGTGGAAACTTCGGTTCTGGGCCGTCTCACGGTTGCCGACGTTGTTGACGCTGACGGTAACGTGGTTGTTCCAGCTAAGACCGACATTTCCACCGACGTGATCGACCTTCTCGTTGAAGCAGGAATCCGTGAGGTCAAGGTTCACTCGGTTCTCACCGCTGACTCCGACGTGCAGATCTCTGCTCAGCACTACGGCCGTTCGATGGCTACCGGCCAGCTGGTAGACATTGGTGAAGCCATTGGTACCGTTGCTGCTCAGTCGATTGGTGAACCAGGAACCCAGCTGACCATGCGTACCTTCCACACCGGTGGTGTTGCTGCCGGCGGTGGTGGTGACATTACGCAGGGTCTGCCACGTGTGACCGAGCTCTTCGAAGCACGTACACCTAAGGGATTCGCACCAATCGCCGAAGCAACCGGTCGCGTGAAGATCGACGACTCCCGTAAGACGCGCTACGTGATCGTGGTGCCTGACGACGGATCGGACGAAATCGAGCACGCTGTTGGTCGCCGTGCACAGCTCCTTGTTGAAGAGGGCCAGCACGTGAAGGCCGGCGAGAAGCTGCAGATGGGTGCGGTTGACCCCAAGCAGGTTCTGCGTATCCGTGGTCGTCGTGAAGCTGAACGCTTCTTGGTTGACGAAGTACAGAAGGTGTACCGCTCGCAGGGTGTGGGCATCCACGACAAGCACATCGAAGTTATTGTGCGTCAGATGTTGCGCCGCGTGACGGTAATTGAATCTGGTGACACCAACCTGTTGCCAGGTGAGCTGGTCGACCGCAGCCGTTACCAGGAAGAGAACAAGCGCGTCGTCGCTGAAGGCGGTCAGCCCGCTTCAGCACGTGACGAACTCATGGGTATCACCAAGGCGTCGCTTGCAACCGAATCCTGGCTGTCAGCCGCATCCTTCCAGGAGACCACGCGCGTTCTTACGGAAGCTGCGCTTGAAGGTAAGTCCGACCCACTTCTGGGTCTGAAGGAGAACGTCATCCTCGGTAAGCTCATCCCAGCTGGTACCGGTATGCACAAGTTCCGCGACATGATCGTGGAGCCAACGGAAGAAGCCAAGCAGGAAATGTTTGCTAACTCCTACGGTGACTTCTACCCAGCTCTGGGTGGCGACACGTCAACGATTCCGCTTGAGGACTACGACTTCGACTCGTTCGGAGGCTAG
- the rplC gene encoding 50S ribosomal protein L3, with protein sequence MANTRSKALPTTLNVKGLMGTKLGMTQVWDENNNLVPVTVISASSNVVTQIRNEEVDGYSAVQIGYGEIDPRKVNKPAKGHFEKAGVAPRRHLVELRTADAGEYELGQELSTEVFEAGIKVDVTANTKGKGFAGVMKRHGFGGVGASHGQHRNHRKPGSIGGAATPGRVFKGMRMAGRMGNVRHTTQNLTIHSIDSENNLLLIKGAVPGPKGAVVLVRSAAKGA encoded by the coding sequence ATGGCTAACACCCGTTCTAAGGCCCTTCCGACAACACTCAACGTCAAGGGCTTGATGGGAACCAAACTCGGCATGACCCAGGTCTGGGATGAAAACAACAACCTGGTGCCAGTGACCGTGATTTCGGCTTCCTCAAACGTAGTAACACAGATTCGTAACGAAGAAGTTGACGGCTACAGCGCCGTTCAGATTGGTTACGGCGAGATCGACCCACGCAAGGTCAACAAGCCTGCAAAGGGTCACTTCGAGAAGGCCGGCGTTGCACCGCGCCGTCACCTCGTTGAACTTCGCACCGCAGACGCTGGCGAATACGAACTCGGACAGGAACTTTCCACCGAAGTTTTCGAAGCTGGCATCAAGGTAGACGTGACAGCAAACACCAAGGGTAAGGGTTTTGCCGGTGTTATGAAGCGTCACGGATTCGGTGGTGTGGGAGCTTCGCACGGTCAGCACCGTAACCACCGCAAGCCCGGCTCGATTGGTGGAGCTGCCACCCCGGGTCGCGTTTTCAAAGGTATGCGCATGGCCGGACGCATGGGTAACGTGCGCCACACCACGCAGAACCTGACTATCCACTCAATTGACTCCGAAAACAACCTGCTCCTCATTAAGGGTGCAGTGCCCGGACCAAAGGGTGCAGTTGTTCTCGTTCGCTCTGCTGCGAAGGGGGCCTGA
- a CDS encoding 6-phosphofructokinase, translating into MNIGILTSGGDCPGLNAVIRGAVRKGVRETGDTFVGLKDGWRGLLEADYVPLTTHDVRGISGRGGTILGTSRTHPYSQGGPDQMKRVMEEHSIDAIIAIGGEGTLAGAARLADNEGMPVVGVPKTIDNDLNNTDYTFGFDTAASIATESLDALRTTAESHHRCMVVEVMGRNVGWIALHAGMAGGAQAVLLPEFPVPYEQIYTWVRSARDRGRAPIVVVAEGFVPEDLDEQVSDAGRDKHGRVRLGGVANHLAPLIEEATGVETRATILGHLQRGGSPTAYDRVLATRLGMAAVELAHQEKWGYMTSLSGVDITSVQMAHAVDNLKTVPQSRWDELQVLLG; encoded by the coding sequence ATGAACATTGGAATCTTGACCTCCGGCGGCGACTGCCCCGGGCTCAACGCCGTCATTCGTGGAGCGGTGCGTAAGGGCGTGCGTGAAACTGGCGACACGTTCGTGGGCCTTAAAGACGGGTGGCGTGGCTTGCTGGAAGCTGATTACGTCCCGCTCACCACGCATGACGTCCGTGGAATTTCCGGCCGAGGTGGAACCATCTTGGGTACGTCCCGCACCCACCCGTATTCCCAGGGTGGGCCGGACCAGATGAAACGTGTCATGGAGGAACACAGCATCGACGCGATCATCGCGATTGGTGGTGAGGGCACGCTGGCCGGTGCTGCCCGTTTGGCCGACAACGAAGGCATGCCAGTTGTGGGTGTCCCCAAGACCATTGACAACGATCTGAACAACACGGACTACACGTTCGGGTTCGACACGGCCGCTTCGATTGCCACTGAGTCGCTGGACGCTTTGCGCACAACAGCTGAATCGCACCACCGCTGCATGGTTGTGGAAGTGATGGGGCGCAACGTGGGTTGGATCGCTCTGCACGCGGGAATGGCTGGCGGTGCGCAGGCCGTTTTGCTCCCTGAGTTCCCGGTCCCCTATGAGCAGATCTATACGTGGGTGCGTTCTGCCCGGGACCGAGGTCGTGCCCCCATTGTTGTTGTGGCAGAAGGTTTTGTGCCCGAGGACCTCGATGAGCAGGTCTCGGACGCCGGGCGTGACAAGCACGGCCGTGTGCGTCTGGGTGGGGTCGCTAATCACTTGGCTCCTCTGATTGAAGAGGCAACCGGGGTGGAAACCCGAGCGACGATTTTGGGTCACCTGCAACGAGGTGGCTCCCCTACCGCGTACGACCGTGTGCTTGCCACCCGTCTGGGTATGGCCGCAGTTGAACTGGCGCACCAAGAAAAGTGGGGATACATGACAAGCCTTTCAGGTGTGGACATCACATCAGTTCAAATGGCACATGCTGTCGACAACCTCAAGACCGTTCCGCAGTCCCGTTGGGACGAACTTCAGGTGCTCTTGGGGTAA
- the tuf gene encoding elongation factor Tu — MAKASFDRTKPHVNIGTIGHVDHGKTTLTAAITKVLADKYPDLNEARAFDQVDNAPEEKERGITINVSHVEYQTEKRHYAHVDAPGHADYIKNMITGAAQMDGAILVVAATDGPMPQTREHVLLARQVGVPYIVVALNKSDMVDDEELLELVEMEVRELLSSQEFDGDDAPVIRVSALKALEGEAEWVKSVEDLMEAVDENVPEPERDIDKPFLMPVEDVFTITGRGTVVTGRVERGVLLPNEEIEIVGIKPQSSKTTVTAIEMFRKTLPDARAGENVGLLLRGTKRDEVERGQVIVKPGSITPHTNFEGQVYILAKDEGGRHNPFYSNYRPQFYFRTTDVTGVITLPEGTEMVMPGDNTDMSVELIQPIAMEEGLRFAIREGGRTVGAGRVTKITK; from the coding sequence GTGGCAAAGGCTAGTTTCGACAGGACTAAGCCGCACGTCAACATCGGTACCATTGGTCACGTTGACCACGGTAAGACGACTCTGACCGCGGCAATTACCAAGGTTCTGGCTGACAAGTACCCCGACCTCAACGAGGCACGGGCATTCGACCAGGTTGACAACGCTCCAGAAGAAAAAGAGCGCGGTATTACCATCAACGTTTCACACGTTGAATACCAGACCGAAAAGCGTCACTACGCACACGTTGACGCCCCTGGTCACGCCGACTACATCAAAAACATGATTACCGGTGCGGCACAGATGGACGGTGCGATCCTTGTGGTTGCAGCTACCGACGGTCCTATGCCGCAGACCCGTGAGCACGTTCTCTTGGCTCGCCAGGTTGGTGTGCCTTACATCGTTGTCGCACTGAACAAGTCCGACATGGTTGACGATGAAGAACTGCTCGAACTGGTTGAAATGGAAGTTCGTGAACTTCTGTCCAGCCAGGAATTCGATGGTGACGACGCACCTGTTATCCGCGTTTCCGCTCTCAAGGCTCTTGAAGGCGAAGCTGAATGGGTCAAGTCGGTTGAAGACCTCATGGAGGCAGTCGACGAAAACGTTCCTGAACCAGAGCGCGACATCGACAAGCCATTCCTGATGCCAGTTGAAGACGTCTTCACGATTACCGGCCGTGGAACCGTTGTTACCGGTCGTGTTGAGCGCGGTGTGCTTCTGCCTAACGAAGAGATCGAAATCGTTGGTATCAAGCCACAGTCGTCCAAGACCACCGTTACGGCTATCGAAATGTTCCGTAAGACCCTTCCTGACGCACGTGCAGGTGAAAACGTGGGTCTGCTTCTCCGCGGTACCAAGCGTGACGAAGTTGAACGTGGACAGGTTATCGTGAAGCCGGGGTCAATCACCCCGCACACCAACTTCGAAGGACAGGTCTACATCCTGGCCAAGGACGAAGGTGGACGTCACAACCCGTTCTACTCCAACTACCGTCCTCAGTTCTACTTCCGTACCACGGACGTGACCGGTGTTATCACCCTTCCAGAAGGAACCGAAATGGTTATGCCTGGAGACAACACCGACATGTCGGTTGAGCTGATTCAGCCAATCGCTATGGAAGAAGGACTCCGCTTCGCTATCCGTGAAGGTGGACGTACCGTTGGTGCTGGTCGAGTAACCAAGATCACCAAGTAA
- the rpsG gene encoding 30S ribosomal protein S7, with translation MPRKGPAPKRPVVIDPVHNSPLVTQLINKVLLDGKRSTAERIVYGALEGASAKANMEPVQLLKKALDNIRPALEVRSRRVGGATYQVPVDVRPARSTTLALRWLVGFSRQRREKTMTERLMNEILDASNGLGAAVKRREDTHKMAESNKAFAHYRW, from the coding sequence ATGCCACGCAAAGGACCCGCACCTAAGCGCCCGGTAGTTATTGACCCAGTTCACAACTCACCGCTTGTTACCCAGCTCATCAACAAGGTTCTGCTTGACGGTAAGCGTTCGACTGCAGAGCGCATTGTTTACGGAGCACTGGAAGGTGCAAGCGCAAAGGCCAACATGGAGCCAGTTCAGTTGCTGAAGAAGGCGCTGGACAACATCCGCCCGGCCCTTGAAGTTCGTTCCCGCCGTGTTGGTGGTGCCACGTACCAGGTTCCAGTTGACGTGCGTCCTGCGCGTTCGACCACGCTTGCTCTGCGCTGGCTCGTAGGTTTCTCCCGTCAGCGTCGTGAAAAGACCATGACGGAACGCCTCATGAACGAAATCCTTGACGCAAGCAACGGCCTCGGCGCCGCTGTGAAGCGTCGTGAAGATACTCACAAGATGGCCGAATCCAACAAGGCCTTCGCTCACTACCGCTGGTAG